A genome region from Natranaeroarchaeum sulfidigenes includes the following:
- a CDS encoding DUF1102 domain-containing protein: MERRKFVIGLGSAAAGASALVGSGAFNVARADREMTVEVVDDEDAYLGLEATSAYSEMDGGQLRVAFDGSIGGQNGDGLSENANYVFTDVFAIRNNGTDTISVTLSEELGAITWDTNYPRAYYSFDQIGTSNDVDGDGDFTGGTAADDADLNPGDRLFVHFEFVGREESDRFDQGDVDDPPENIGIYTEVTD; encoded by the coding sequence ATGGAACGACGCAAATTCGTAATCGGATTGGGGAGTGCAGCCGCAGGAGCAAGCGCGCTTGTGGGTAGTGGTGCGTTCAATGTTGCCCGTGCCGACCGTGAGATGACTGTCGAAGTCGTCGACGATGAGGATGCATATCTCGGGCTTGAAGCGACGAGTGCTTATTCGGAAATGGATGGCGGTCAGCTACGCGTTGCATTTGACGGGTCCATCGGAGGGCAGAATGGAGATGGGCTCAGTGAAAACGCAAACTACGTATTCACGGACGTATTCGCGATCCGAAATAACGGGACGGACACGATCAGTGTCACCCTGTCGGAGGAACTAGGTGCAATCACGTGGGACACGAACTACCCGCGTGCGTACTACTCATTCGACCAAATTGGCACTTCAAACGATGTGGATGGTGATGGTGATTTCACTGGTGGTACCGCAGCCGACGACGCGGATCTCAACCCAGGAGATAGGCTATTCGTTCACTTCGAGTTCGTCGGTCGCGAGGAGTCTGATCGGTTCGACCAAGGTGATGTCGATGACCCACCAGAGAACATCGGCATCTATACAGAGGTAACTGACTAG
- a CDS encoding PrsW family intramembrane metalloprotease produces MEREPVERVADDDIDLYEVSSWEPRTRLDRLLVGAEDRLRTFYRLLVWLAAGLALASVIGVSALVLVAEFQFGNLDAVTDPVVTALVVLSVVPALLIAAYIWHVDVTTGEPASLLVVTFLLTMVLAGAAALLNELGSTIINVVGAATLGAEVVGTPIMLVLFFFLVVGPVEETVKLLAIRLYAYRDDRFDAVIDGAVYGAVAGLGFATIENALYITRPLESVTTTADVLQTAGGTTAARTLAGPGHVIYSALAGFYLGLAKFNRDHAVPLVAKGLLLAAVIHATYNTGASVVPPLLVGTLSLSSLSAVVIYVVTFQIAAGYFLYLKLKRYQDTYRAVGAGHPDRAPMPELVEFDGPTHTAPTSTGAVAVTSQRTPSDPPSDSATGSAEGPGSTDTGDRATGSPEGKSFDSTENGQESDSVDDWEF; encoded by the coding sequence ATGGAGCGAGAGCCAGTCGAGCGTGTCGCCGACGACGACATCGATCTCTACGAGGTCTCATCCTGGGAGCCACGAACACGTCTAGATCGGCTGCTTGTCGGGGCGGAAGATCGGCTACGGACGTTCTACCGACTTCTCGTGTGGTTGGCCGCTGGACTCGCCCTCGCGTCAGTCATCGGCGTCTCCGCGCTCGTCCTCGTCGCCGAGTTCCAGTTTGGCAACCTCGATGCAGTCACCGACCCAGTGGTTACCGCACTCGTGGTTCTTTCGGTCGTCCCCGCACTGCTCATCGCCGCCTACATCTGGCACGTCGACGTGACGACGGGTGAACCCGCCTCATTGCTCGTCGTGACCTTCCTCCTCACGATGGTGCTCGCGGGTGCCGCGGCGCTGTTGAACGAACTCGGGAGTACGATTATCAACGTTGTCGGCGCAGCGACGCTCGGCGCGGAGGTCGTTGGGACGCCGATCATGCTCGTCCTGTTTTTCTTCCTCGTCGTCGGCCCCGTGGAGGAGACGGTAAAGCTCCTCGCGATCAGGCTGTATGCCTACCGGGATGATCGCTTCGACGCCGTGATCGACGGTGCGGTCTACGGGGCAGTCGCGGGCCTCGGTTTTGCGACGATTGAGAACGCGCTCTATATCACCCGGCCGCTCGAATCGGTGACGACAACGGCGGACGTGCTACAGACCGCTGGGGGGACGACGGCTGCCAGAACACTTGCGGGACCGGGCCACGTCATCTACTCCGCTCTGGCCGGGTTCTATCTCGGGCTGGCGAAGTTCAACCGGGACCATGCAGTCCCACTGGTTGCAAAAGGACTCCTGCTGGCAGCCGTTATCCACGCCACCTACAACACCGGGGCGAGCGTCGTACCGCCCTTGCTCGTCGGAACGCTCTCGTTGTCCTCGCTCTCGGCTGTCGTCATCTATGTGGTTACGTTCCAGATCGCCGCGGGGTACTTCCTGTACCTGAAGCTAAAACGATATCAGGACACATACCGGGCAGTCGGAGCGGGCCACCCCGATCGCGCTCCGATGCCCGAACTGGTCGAGTTCGACGGACCGACACACACTGCGCCGACATCGACTGGAGCGGTAGCAGTCACGTCACAGCGAACACCGTCCGACCCCCCAAGCGACTCGGCAACCGGCTCCGCCGAGGGACCGGGATCGACCGACACCGGGGATAGAGCCACTGGATCGCCCGAGGGCAAGTCTTTCGACAGCACTGAAAACGGGCAGGAGTCTGACTCGGTCGACGACTGGGAGTTCTAG
- a CDS encoding riboflavin synthase, with the protein MFTGIVEETGEIAARTETDDGLRLRIAGEVVTENLAHGQSISVSGACLTVEEYGDDWFETFLAAETIEKTYLGTLDVGDAVNLERALAADARLDGHFVQGHVDGVAEVRDSRQVGEDWEFEFTLPEEFDQYVVEKGSIALDGISLTVADRTDDSVTIAVIPTTYDLTTLSEKSVGDPVHLEVDVIAKYAERMLDGY; encoded by the coding sequence ATGTTCACCGGTATCGTCGAGGAGACGGGCGAGATTGCCGCCCGGACCGAGACTGACGACGGTCTTCGACTCCGTATCGCGGGCGAAGTAGTCACCGAGAATCTGGCACACGGGCAGAGTATCAGCGTCAGTGGGGCCTGCCTAACGGTCGAGGAGTACGGTGACGACTGGTTCGAGACGTTCCTTGCCGCCGAAACCATCGAGAAGACGTATCTCGGAACGCTCGACGTGGGCGACGCCGTCAATCTCGAACGCGCCCTCGCGGCCGACGCGCGTCTCGACGGTCACTTCGTGCAGGGACACGTCGACGGTGTCGCCGAAGTCCGTGACAGCAGGCAGGTTGGCGAGGACTGGGAGTTCGAGTTTACCCTTCCGGAGGAGTTCGATCAGTACGTAGTCGAAAAAGGCTCGATTGCACTCGACGGGATCAGCCTCACGGTGGCGGATCGGACGGACGACTCCGTCACCATCGCCGTGATCCCGACGACGTACGACCTGACGACGCTTTCCGAGAAGTCGGTTGGAGATCCCGTCCACCTCGAAGTCGACGTTATCGCAAAGTACGCGGAACGCATGCTCGACGGCTACTAG
- the pstA gene encoding phosphate ABC transporter permease PstA — translation MSDKPRTDGGVVDDFPLDGGEQVQRKRLYGKIFVGLCLSATMVGIVALIALIADVIYESWGWVTWEFLTYPPSRFVENFDPALYADPDTRPAGIYPALIGSIYLIAMTALFTVFLGVGAAIYLEEYASDNWLTTLINANIANLAGVPSIVYGLLGLAIFVRALNTGSSLLAGALTLTLLILPIVIVSSQEALRAVPDSLRNASYGVGATRWQTIRNVVLPNALPGIMTGMILSLSRAIGETAPLVLIGAATAMFAPPDGPLGAFAAMPMQIFDWAKQPAAEFQHVAAAGIVVLLTVLLLMNATAIYIRNKYDTPT, via the coding sequence ATGAGCGACAAACCACGAACTGACGGCGGAGTCGTCGACGATTTCCCACTCGACGGAGGCGAACAGGTCCAGCGCAAACGGCTGTACGGAAAGATCTTTGTCGGTCTCTGCCTGTCGGCGACGATGGTCGGTATCGTCGCCCTGATCGCGTTGATCGCAGACGTGATTTACGAGTCGTGGGGATGGGTGACCTGGGAGTTCCTGACGTACCCACCATCGCGGTTCGTCGAGAATTTCGATCCCGCGCTGTATGCCGATCCCGATACACGTCCGGCCGGTATCTACCCGGCGCTGATCGGTTCGATCTACCTGATCGCGATGACCGCGCTGTTTACCGTGTTCCTCGGTGTCGGTGCGGCAATCTATCTGGAAGAATACGCCAGCGACAACTGGTTGACGACACTGATCAACGCCAACATCGCCAATCTCGCTGGCGTCCCCTCGATCGTCTACGGCCTGCTCGGACTGGCGATCTTCGTCCGGGCGCTCAACACCGGATCGAGCCTGCTCGCGGGTGCGCTAACGCTGACGCTGCTGATTCTACCAATCGTGATCGTCTCCTCACAGGAGGCGTTACGAGCGGTTCCGGACTCACTGCGGAACGCATCCTACGGCGTCGGCGCGACGCGCTGGCAGACGATCAGGAACGTGGTGCTTCCGAACGCCCTGCCGGGCATCATGACCGGGATGATCCTCTCGCTCTCCCGGGCGATCGGTGAGACGGCACCGCTGGTGCTGATCGGCGCGGCGACGGCGATGTTCGCGCCGCCGGACGGTCCACTCGGGGCGTTTGCCGCGATGCCTATGCAGATCTTCGACTGGGCCAAGCAGCCAGCAGCGGAGTTCCAGCACGTCGCCGCGGCGGGGATCGTTGTGCTGCTGACGGTGCTCTTGCTGATGAACGCGACGGCGATCTATATCCGTAACAAGTACGATACACCAACATAA
- a CDS encoding phosphate signaling complex PhoU family protein — METRKVQITGGSTYTVSLPKSWATENDVAAGTEVEFHVEEDSLLLTPKSEREHTEGTLDVTDLEGDQLTRAVMTMYVSGFDRIALEGAVITSDQRRAIRGATQSLIGVEVLEETGERVVLQDLLDSSELSITNAVTRMRLIAESMLADAVTALTENDDDLARDVIQRDDDVDRLWFVVSRTFRATLRSASAATDLGLPREDCFDYHSSARQLERSADHAAKISQLTLQLDDIPEAVSEEIVELHEDAAGIIDEAMDALLADDSSRSSEIAHEVRESILGLDEQTRRIHDKLRQLDPHEAQLLGIIVDSLSRSADYGGNIAETALQKAAPRP, encoded by the coding sequence ATGGAGACGCGGAAAGTCCAGATCACCGGCGGCTCGACGTACACGGTCTCACTTCCGAAGTCGTGGGCGACCGAGAACGACGTCGCCGCCGGGACGGAAGTCGAATTTCACGTCGAGGAAGACTCGCTTCTATTGACACCGAAGAGCGAGCGTGAACACACCGAGGGGACGCTTGACGTAACTGATCTCGAAGGGGATCAGCTGACGCGTGCCGTGATGACGATGTACGTTAGCGGGTTCGACCGAATCGCCCTCGAAGGCGCGGTGATCACGAGCGACCAGCGCCGCGCCATTCGAGGTGCTACACAGAGCCTGATCGGCGTCGAGGTACTCGAAGAGACCGGCGAGCGTGTCGTCCTACAGGATCTTCTCGACTCTTCGGAGCTGTCGATCACCAACGCTGTCACACGTATGCGCCTGATCGCCGAATCGATGCTTGCGGACGCCGTCACAGCACTCACCGAGAACGACGACGACCTCGCTCGTGACGTCATCCAGCGCGACGACGACGTCGATCGGCTCTGGTTCGTCGTCTCACGGACCTTCCGGGCAACCTTGCGCTCGGCGAGCGCGGCGACAGATCTCGGCCTCCCACGCGAGGACTGTTTCGATTACCACTCCAGCGCTCGCCAGCTCGAACGCAGCGCCGATCACGCCGCCAAGATCAGCCAGCTCACGCTCCAGCTCGACGATATTCCCGAGGCAGTCAGCGAGGAGATCGTCGAACTCCACGAGGATGCTGCCGGCATCATCGACGAGGCCATGGACGCGCTGCTGGCCGACGACAGTTCCCGGTCGAGCGAGATCGCCCACGAGGTCCGCGAGTCGATCCTTGGCCTCGACGAACAGACCCGCCGCATTCACGACAAACTCCGTCAGCTCGATCCCCACGAGGCACAGCTGCTGGGGATCATCGTCGATTCGCTCTCCCGCAGTGCGGACTACGGCGGCAACATCGCCGAGACGGCACTGCAGAAGGCCGCGCCGCGGCCGTGA
- the pstB gene encoding phosphate ABC transporter ATP-binding protein PstB — protein MEPWITDVRSPILEAEELVVQYGDIQALQPVSVGLPEKEVTAIIGPSGCGKSTFLRCINRMNDLVDAADITGSLRFRGKDIYDDDVDPVALRRKIGMVFQKPNPFPKSIYDNVAYGLRIKGQTENMDEAVEQALKRAALWDEVKDQLDKSGLDLSGGQQQRLCIARAIAPDPEVILMDEPASALDPVATSQIEDLIAELSEDYTVVVVTHNMQQAARISDKTAVFLTGGQLVEFDDTNTIFENPKHQRVEDYITGKFG, from the coding sequence ATGGAACCGTGGATCACCGACGTACGGAGCCCGATCCTCGAAGCCGAGGAGCTGGTCGTCCAGTACGGCGATATTCAGGCGCTACAACCGGTTTCGGTTGGCCTCCCGGAAAAGGAGGTCACGGCGATCATCGGTCCCTCTGGCTGTGGGAAGTCCACGTTCCTGCGCTGTATCAACCGGATGAACGATCTGGTCGACGCCGCCGACATCACCGGGAGCCTCCGGTTTCGTGGAAAGGACATCTACGACGACGATGTCGACCCCGTCGCGCTCCGGCGCAAGATCGGGATGGTGTTTCAAAAGCCCAACCCGTTCCCCAAGTCGATCTACGACAACGTCGCCTACGGCCTGCGCATCAAGGGCCAGACCGAGAACATGGACGAGGCCGTCGAGCAGGCACTGAAACGTGCTGCGCTGTGGGACGAAGTAAAAGACCAGCTCGACAAGAGCGGTCTCGACCTCTCCGGGGGCCAGCAGCAACGTCTCTGTATCGCCCGGGCGATCGCGCCGGACCCAGAAGTCATCCTCATGGACGAGCCTGCAAGCGCGCTCGATCCCGTCGCCACCTCTCAGATCGAGGACCTAATCGCCGAGCTATCGGAGGATTACACCGTCGTCGTTGTCACACACAACATGCAGCAGGCGGCGCGAATCTCCGACAAGACAGCAGTCTTCCTCACCGGCGGCCAGCTCGTGGAGTTCGACGACACGAATACGATCTTCGAGAATCCCAAACACCAGCGCGTCGAGGATTATATCACCGGGAAGTTCGGGTAG
- the pstC gene encoding phosphate ABC transporter permease subunit PstC yields MAGADSYSDSTELTNAGTASEQRRNTFVKWVFFACAFLSVLTTVGIIVVLFRGAWAFFSDVSIVTFYTGSEWSPQRNPPSYGVLSLVYGTLLITVGSAIVALPVGTATAIYLSEYASARVRSIIKPTLEVLAGVPTIVYGFFALSFITPLIQRVFPQTGTFNAASAAIVVGIMIIPMVSSLSEDAMSAVPDELRNAGYGLGATKFEVSTGIVVPSAMSGILASYILAISRAIGETMAVALAAGITPQITANPLEPIQTMTSYMVNVGMGDVSVGSVGYQSLFAVGMTLFMMTLAMNMLSLAIKARYREEYQ; encoded by the coding sequence ATGGCGGGCGCGGATTCCTACAGCGATAGCACGGAGCTCACGAACGCGGGGACAGCGAGCGAACAGCGCCGAAATACGTTCGTGAAGTGGGTGTTTTTCGCCTGTGCGTTCCTGTCAGTACTAACCACAGTTGGTATCATCGTCGTGTTGTTCCGCGGCGCATGGGCGTTCTTTTCGGATGTATCGATCGTGACGTTTTACACCGGTTCAGAGTGGTCGCCACAGCGTAACCCACCGAGTTACGGTGTGCTCTCGCTGGTCTACGGGACACTGCTGATTACGGTCGGATCGGCAATCGTCGCTCTACCGGTCGGGACGGCAACGGCGATCTACCTCAGCGAGTACGCGAGCGCTCGTGTTCGGTCGATTATCAAGCCGACACTCGAAGTGCTTGCTGGCGTCCCGACGATCGTCTACGGGTTCTTCGCCCTGTCCTTTATCACGCCGCTCATCCAGCGTGTCTTCCCACAGACCGGGACGTTTAACGCCGCCTCGGCGGCGATCGTCGTCGGAATCATGATCATCCCGATGGTCTCCTCGCTGTCGGAAGACGCGATGAGCGCGGTGCCGGACGAGTTGCGGAATGCGGGCTACGGCCTCGGCGCGACCAAATTCGAGGTCAGTACCGGAATCGTCGTCCCCTCCGCGATGTCGGGCATCCTGGCATCGTACATCCTCGCGATCTCGCGGGCGATCGGCGAGACGATGGCGGTCGCGCTGGCGGCAGGGATCACGCCACAGATCACCGCGAACCCACTCGAACCGATCCAGACGATGACATCCTACATGGTTAACGTCGGGATGGGTGACGTCTCGGTGGGCTCGGTCGGCTATCAGAGCCTCTTTGCGGTCGGCATGACGCTGTTCATGATGACGCTGGCGATGAACATGCTGAGTCTGGCGATCAAAGCGCGCTACAGGGAGGAGTATCAATGA
- a CDS encoding L-aspartate oxidase yields MTDYITADVLVVGTGIAGCAAALAAAREGSDVLVATKAERPEDASTDWAQGGIAVSRDDPEGFKRDILAASSNTADPGAVDVLVENANDAVEDVLLETLGIEFDTAGGEFDSPGWDYGREAAHSENRILHVNAETGSHILRPLLSYLDDHDRVQILEDTAALDLITHEGRVHGVQLDRTPDGERSRTGYPVFAGSTVLATGGIGSLYPRSTNPTGSTGDGIGMAALAGAEIADMEYVQFHPTALDETSADVAEAADSDAMETVLISEAVRGEGAHLLNGNGERFMPAIHEDAELAPRDVVARAVARGRDETGEVRLDVSTFDFAAQFPDLAERCERRGVDPADGIPVAPCEHFLCGGIAVDDRGRASLDRLFAVGECARTGVHGANRLASTSLLEGLVWGLRAGETAVGNEPEPIEAADLLDSDPDLPPRFAAEKFTRLHRVMGEHVGLRRDSDGLARAAAVLRRLKGEVDAYVRTRTARDLYELRHASVTALLIARAAAENERSVGCHYLVDEPTESTATPADD; encoded by the coding sequence ATGACGGACTACATCACTGCGGACGTGCTCGTCGTCGGCACCGGCATTGCGGGCTGTGCCGCCGCGCTCGCGGCTGCACGCGAGGGAAGCGACGTGCTGGTCGCGACGAAAGCCGAACGCCCCGAGGACGCCAGCACCGACTGGGCACAGGGCGGTATCGCCGTCTCACGGGACGATCCCGAGGGGTTCAAACGCGATATTCTGGCGGCAAGCAGTAACACCGCAGATCCCGGCGCCGTCGACGTTCTCGTCGAGAACGCCAATGACGCCGTCGAGGACGTCCTGCTGGAAACACTTGGAATCGAGTTCGATACGGCTGGCGGGGAGTTCGATTCGCCGGGCTGGGACTACGGCCGCGAAGCGGCCCATTCCGAGAACCGAATCCTGCACGTCAACGCCGAAACGGGGTCTCACATCCTCCGACCCCTTCTATCCTATCTCGACGACCACGACCGCGTACAGATCTTGGAAGACACTGCCGCGCTCGACCTGATTACTCACGAAGGGCGCGTCCACGGCGTTCAGCTGGATCGGACGCCAGACGGGGAGCGTTCACGGACTGGCTATCCGGTCTTCGCCGGATCGACCGTCCTCGCGACTGGTGGAATCGGCTCACTGTATCCACGCTCGACGAACCCCACCGGCTCGACCGGCGACGGTATCGGGATGGCCGCGCTTGCAGGCGCTGAAATCGCGGATATGGAGTACGTGCAGTTCCACCCGACCGCACTCGATGAGACGTCAGCAGATGTCGCAGAGGCCGCGGACAGCGACGCGATGGAGACGGTCCTGATCAGCGAGGCCGTCCGCGGGGAGGGTGCACACCTCCTGAACGGAAACGGCGAGCGCTTCATGCCCGCGATCCACGAGGACGCCGAACTCGCCCCGCGTGACGTGGTAGCGCGCGCGGTCGCTCGGGGGCGCGACGAGACCGGCGAGGTCCGACTCGACGTCTCGACCTTCGATTTCGCCGCGCAGTTTCCCGACCTCGCCGAGCGCTGTGAACGGCGCGGTGTCGACCCGGCAGACGGGATTCCGGTTGCGCCCTGCGAGCACTTCCTCTGTGGCGGCATCGCCGTCGACGACCGCGGGCGAGCCAGCCTCGACCGCCTGTTCGCCGTCGGCGAGTGTGCCCGGACCGGCGTCCACGGCGCAAACCGGCTGGCCTCGACGAGCCTGCTGGAAGGGCTGGTCTGGGGGCTCCGGGCCGGCGAGACGGCGGTCGGCAACGAGCCGGAGCCGATCGAGGCCGCGGACCTGCTCGATAGCGATCCCGACCTCCCACCGCGTTTCGCCGCCGAGAAGTTCACCCGCCTGCACCGCGTGATGGGCGAGCACGTCGGCCTGCGGCGCGACTCAGACGGTCTCGCCCGCGCCGCTGCCGTCCTCCGACGGCTCAAGGGTGAGGTCGACGCCTACGTCAGGACCCGGACGGCCAGAGACCTCTACGAACTCCGACATGCGAGCGTTACTGCCCTGTTGATCGCGCGCGCCGCTGCGGAAAACGAGCGCTCCGTGGGCTGTCACTACCTCGTCGACGAGCCCACTGAATCAACTGCGACGCCGGCGGACGACTGA
- a CDS encoding DUF7344 domain-containing protein: MSTSSDTSGNTRNASIAQHDFSRDSVLEVLSNRRRRFAIHYLKRQHGFNGRHPEPVELSELAERIAGWEYDKPPERLTAQERKRVVNALRQFHLPKMDEYGFVEYDAQRGTIRLTEPAASADFYVDVLPERGIPWGSYHLGLAAVCGLCLVGIGLGVVPFTFFSMFAWNVFFVTVFGVSALGHYYDNHYRMRVGAREEPPEVAER; the protein is encoded by the coding sequence ATGAGCACGTCTTCCGACACGTCAGGCAACACGCGGAACGCTTCGATCGCTCAGCACGATTTCTCGCGCGATTCCGTACTGGAGGTGTTGAGCAACCGGCGACGACGGTTCGCGATTCACTATCTCAAGCGCCAGCACGGATTCAACGGACGGCATCCCGAGCCGGTCGAACTGAGTGAGTTGGCTGAACGGATCGCTGGCTGGGAGTACGACAAGCCGCCGGAGCGACTCACCGCTCAGGAGCGCAAACGGGTGGTGAACGCGCTTCGACAGTTTCATCTACCAAAGATGGACGAATACGGGTTTGTCGAGTACGACGCCCAGCGGGGAACTATCCGGCTCACGGAACCCGCCGCCAGCGCGGATTTCTACGTCGACGTCCTGCCCGAGCGCGGCATCCCATGGGGGAGCTATCACCTCGGACTGGCCGCAGTCTGTGGACTCTGTCTCGTCGGGATCGGGCTCGGGGTCGTCCCCTTCACGTTCTTTTCGATGTTCGCCTGGAACGTCTTTTTCGTCACCGTCTTCGGCGTTTCGGCGCTCGGCCACTACTACGACAACCACTACCGAATGCGGGTCGGGGCCCGCGAGGAACCGCCGGAGGTGGCCGAACGATGA
- the nadA gene encoding quinolinate synthase NadA: MPRMETADIDTDLSLFKYDNLEQLPERYRELDESERTDRIEAALSELGDDVVILGHNYQRREIVEHADFIGDSYQLSKEAANADAEYVIFGGVTFMAESADIITDDDQTVILPSMEASCPMAGMAEALQVDAAWAEITAAAPDEEIIPITYMNSYADLKAFTAEHGGAICTSSNAHLVFEWALEKGDKVLFLPDKHLGENTAHRLGLEDETADWDPWDPEGKDAEEVAESDIILWDGYCQVHERFRESHIDQLREDHPEANVVVHPECRREVVEAADVVGSTSTICEVVEGADPGDTWAIGTEIHLANHLDRWYPEVNVLPLCGDACMDCNAMRQIDPNYLTWVLEELVAGRERNVIEVTEREKELAEIAMNRMLELQG; encoded by the coding sequence GTGCCACGAATGGAAACCGCAGACATCGATACCGACCTGAGTCTCTTCAAATACGACAACCTCGAACAGTTGCCCGAACGATATCGGGAACTGGACGAATCCGAGCGCACAGACCGCATTGAGGCCGCGCTGTCCGAACTGGGCGACGATGTCGTGATCCTCGGCCACAACTACCAGCGCCGGGAGATCGTTGAACACGCCGACTTCATCGGTGATTCCTACCAGCTCTCGAAGGAAGCCGCGAACGCGGATGCCGAGTACGTAATCTTCGGCGGCGTCACGTTCATGGCCGAGAGTGCGGACATCATCACCGACGACGATCAAACCGTTATCCTTCCGAGCATGGAGGCGTCCTGTCCGATGGCCGGGATGGCAGAAGCCCTGCAGGTCGACGCCGCGTGGGCCGAGATCACGGCGGCCGCGCCCGACGAGGAGATCATCCCGATCACGTACATGAACTCCTACGCAGACCTGAAGGCGTTTACCGCGGAGCACGGCGGCGCGATCTGTACGTCCTCGAACGCCCATCTCGTTTTCGAGTGGGCGCTCGAAAAGGGCGACAAGGTCCTGTTCCTGCCCGACAAACACCTCGGCGAGAACACGGCCCATCGACTCGGCCTCGAAGACGAGACTGCCGACTGGGATCCGTGGGATCCCGAGGGGAAAGACGCCGAGGAGGTTGCCGAAAGCGATATTATCCTCTGGGATGGGTACTGCCAGGTGCACGAGCGGTTCCGCGAGAGTCATATCGATCAACTGCGCGAGGACCATCCCGAGGCAAACGTCGTGGTGCATCCGGAGTGTCGCCGCGAAGTCGTCGAGGCCGCGGACGTCGTCGGGTCGACGAGCACCATCTGCGAAGTCGTGGAGGGGGCCGATCCGGGCGACACCTGGGCGATCGGGACCGAGATTCATCTGGCGAACCACCTCGATCGCTGGTATCCAGAGGTGAACGTCCTGCCGCTGTGTGGCGACGCCTGCATGGACTGTAACGCGATGCGCCAGATCGACCCGAACTACCTCACTTGGGTGCTCGAAGAGCTGGTCGCGGGCAGGGAACGCAACGTCATCGAGGTCACAGAGCGTGAAAAGGAGCTCGCCGAAATCGCGATGAACCGAATGCTGGAGCTGCAGGGGTGA
- a CDS encoding PstS family phosphate ABC transporter substrate-binding protein yields the protein MASHRESGERTRGSSRRGFLFAAGSVGLAGLSGCITRGEESDLTGEIIVDGSNTVLPHTAAVAEEFQWRNNRVRIPVRGSGTGAGFQQFIAGETALQNASRRITDEERADAEANGIEFLELEAVLDGIAIMAHPDGPVDRLTVDQLHRLWRQDSDVERWSDLDSEWPDREISLYGRDSASGTYDYFTEAINDEPGNIRRDYNETADTNVIVRGVSGNRDALGFGGAGYFYENEDDLKLIEVDDDNGGVIPTDETVARAFEDDPDGPAYTPLSRSMYIYVNVNDLERDVVREFARFFFRREDPDSPAWTQRVAPRVKFYPIPDSLVERESDRLEAKIEEVR from the coding sequence ATGGCAAGTCACCGGGAGTCTGGTGAGCGAACTCGCGGATCGTCGCGCCGTGGGTTCCTTTTTGCTGCGGGTTCTGTCGGACTGGCTGGGCTTTCGGGATGTATCACTCGCGGTGAGGAAAGCGACCTGACCGGAGAGATCATCGTCGACGGCTCAAATACGGTGTTGCCCCACACCGCCGCAGTCGCCGAGGAGTTCCAGTGGCGAAACAACCGGGTTCGGATCCCCGTCCGTGGCTCGGGAACCGGCGCTGGCTTTCAGCAGTTCATAGCCGGTGAAACCGCGCTACAGAACGCCAGTCGTCGAATTACCGACGAGGAGCGTGCGGATGCAGAGGCAAACGGCATCGAGTTCCTCGAACTCGAAGCCGTCCTCGACGGAATCGCGATCATGGCCCATCCTGATGGACCAGTCGACCGGTTGACCGTCGATCAGCTCCACCGGCTCTGGCGGCAGGATTCCGATGTAGAGCGGTGGAGTGATCTCGATTCCGAGTGGCCCGACAGGGAAATTTCGCTGTACGGCCGTGACTCGGCGTCGGGGACCTACGATTACTTCACCGAAGCAATCAACGATGAGCCGGGGAACATTCGCCGGGATTACAACGAGACGGCAGATACGAACGTCATCGTTCGAGGAGTCAGTGGAAACAGGGACGCCCTCGGCTTCGGGGGTGCAGGCTACTTTTACGAGAACGAGGACGACCTGAAGCTGATCGAGGTCGATGACGACAACGGCGGCGTCATCCCGACTGACGAAACGGTGGCCCGGGCGTTCGAGGACGACCCTGACGGACCCGCTTACACGCCGCTCTCGCGATCGATGTACATCTACGTCAACGTGAACGACCTTGAGCGCGATGTCGTCCGCGAGTTCGCACGGTTCTTTTTCCGGCGCGAGGACCCGGATAGTCCCGCGTGGACACAGCGGGTCGCACCACGGGTGAAGTTCTACCCGATCCCGGACTCACTCGTCGAACGTGAATCGGACCGACTCGAAGCAAAGATCGAGGAGGTACGCTGA